The following are encoded together in the Glycine max cultivar Williams 82 chromosome 8, Glycine_max_v4.0, whole genome shotgun sequence genome:
- the ANR2 gene encoding anthocyanidin reductase 2 produces MANIKQIGKKQACVIGGSGFIASLLIKQLLQKGYAVNTTVRDLGSINKIAHLLVLKNLGELKIFRADLTVEGDFEAPISGCELVFQFATPMNFGSEDPENDMIKPAISGVLNVLKTCAQTKEVKRVILTSSTDAVTINQLNGKGHVMDESNWTDVEYLTTAKPHGWGYPASKTLAEKAAWKFAEENHIDLITVIPSLTAGPSITADIPFSVVLAASLMKGNDFYIKSLREMQLLSGSISITHVEDICRAHIFVAEKESASGRYIVCAHNTSVPELAKFLSERYPRYEIPTEFHDIPSKAKLVISSEKLIKEGFSFKYGIEEIINQSVEYLRSEGALLN; encoded by the exons ATGGCCAATATCAAGCAAATCGGAAAGAAGCAGGCTTGTGTGATCGGTGGCAGTGGATTTATTGCTTCTTTGTTGATCAAGCAGTTGCTTCAGAAGGGTTATGCTGTTAATACCACTGTTAGAGATTTAg GTAGTATCAATAAAATAGCTCACCTTTTGGTACTGAAAAATCTGGGcgaattgaaaatatttagagCAGATTTGACAGTTGAAGGAGATTTTGAAGCCCCTATATCAGGCTGTGAACTTGTATTCCAATTTGCTACACCTATGAACTTTGGTTCTGAAGATCCTGAG AATGACATGATCAAGCCAGCAATCAGCGGCGTATTGAATGTGCTGAAAACATGTGCTCAAACGAAAGAAGTCAAACGAGTCATCTTGACATCTTCAACTGATGCTGTAACTATTAACCAACTCAATGGAAAAGGTCATGTTATGGATGAAAGCAATTGGACTGATGTGGAGTACTTGACCACTGCAAAGCCACATGGATGg GGATATCCTGCCTCCAAAACACTAGCAGAGAAGGCTGCATGGAAATTTGCTGAAGAAAATCACATTGATCTCATCACTGTGATACCTTCCCTCACTGCTGGTCCTTCTATCACTGCAGACATCCCATTCAGTGTTGTGTTGGCTGCGTCCCTAATGAAAG GGAATGATTTCTACATTAAGTCTTTGAGAGAGATGCAATTGCTGTCAGGTTCAATATCTATCACTCATGTTGAGGATATTTGCCGAGCACATATATTTGTGGCAGAGAAAGAATCAGCTTCTGGTCGATACATTGTCTGTGCTCACAATACTAGTGTTCCTGAGCTTGCAAAGTTTCTTAGCGAAAGATACCCTCGATATGAAATTCCAACTGA ATTCCATGATATCCCCTCCAAGGCAAAGTTAGTCATCTCTTCAGAGAAGCTTATCAAAGAAGGGTTCAGTTTCAagtatggcattgaagaaattATTAACCAGAGTGTGGAGTACTTAAGGAGTGAGGGGGCCCTGCTCAACTAA